A region from the Candidatus Cetobacterium colombiensis genome encodes:
- a CDS encoding winged helix-turn-helix transcriptional regulator: MKLRKEYTCPLEFIHDILRGKWKTVIMWQIYYRKNPSLSQLQKDIKGVSQKILLEQLNELLEYKLVSKEKSLGYPLNVQYYITEDKGMKVIEALKIYQRLGEIYLDELKSISK, translated from the coding sequence ATGAAACTAAGAAAAGAATACACATGCCCTTTAGAATTTATTCATGATATTCTAAGAGGCAAATGGAAAACCGTTATTATGTGGCAGATTTATTATCGAAAAAATCCTTCACTTTCACAATTACAAAAAGACATTAAAGGAGTTAGCCAAAAAATACTTTTAGAACAATTGAATGAACTGTTGGAATATAAACTTGTATCTAAAGAAAAATCCCTAGGTTATCCACTAAACGTTCAATACTATATAACCGAGGATAAAGGAATGAAAGTTATTGAAGCTCTAAAAATATACCAAAGATTAGGTGAAATATATTTAGATGAATTAAAGAGTATTTCTAAATGA